Proteins encoded by one window of Gemmatimonas aurantiaca:
- the ftsA gene encoding cell division protein FtsA: protein MTADPIVVALDIGTAHTTALVAAVHGDLPRAPRLKILGLGHTRTMGLRRGVVSDIEEATRSIRAAVEEAVRVAGVVPDAMYVGIAGEHVRAMGSSGVVAISGDEITRADVDRVNDVARAMAIPQDRELLHAIPQEYRVDKAEGIRDPVGMIGTRLETEMYLVTIGSSPAMNLRKAIERAGYKTRELVLESLASALSVLTDEEKELGVVLVELGAGTTDLAIFHEGKIRHLGTIAYGGNNVTSDLVQGLGITQNDAEQLKEVYGCAYEPLVDPEQVIAMPASGSHGERHISRELMTHIIHQRMDEIFDKVQREIRSAGYTGKLNGGIVLTGGGASLEGITELAVDVFGLGVRVGVPGGKLDGLVESVSDPRFATVTGLALYGAHRLAQSGSAVTRRTGLGGGGVDKLANRVKTWLQDFF, encoded by the coding sequence ATGACAGCAGACCCCATCGTCGTAGCCCTCGATATTGGCACCGCGCACACCACGGCCCTCGTGGCGGCGGTGCACGGCGATCTGCCCCGGGCACCACGTCTGAAAATCCTGGGACTGGGGCATACGCGCACGATGGGACTCCGGCGCGGTGTGGTCTCGGACATCGAGGAGGCCACCCGGTCCATCCGGGCGGCGGTCGAGGAGGCCGTGCGGGTCGCGGGTGTCGTGCCCGATGCGATGTACGTGGGCATCGCCGGTGAGCACGTGCGGGCCATGGGCTCGAGCGGCGTCGTGGCCATCAGTGGCGACGAGATCACGCGCGCGGACGTGGACCGTGTGAACGATGTCGCGCGGGCCATGGCCATTCCGCAGGACCGCGAACTCCTGCACGCCATTCCGCAGGAATACCGGGTCGACAAGGCCGAAGGGATCCGCGATCCGGTCGGTATGATCGGGACGCGCCTGGAAACCGAGATGTACCTGGTGACCATCGGCAGTTCGCCGGCGATGAACCTGCGCAAAGCGATCGAGCGGGCTGGATACAAGACCCGCGAGTTGGTGCTCGAATCGCTGGCCAGTGCGCTCTCGGTGCTCACCGACGAAGAGAAGGAGTTGGGAGTGGTGCTCGTCGAACTCGGCGCCGGCACCACCGATCTCGCCATCTTCCACGAAGGCAAGATCCGGCATCTGGGTACCATCGCATACGGTGGGAACAACGTCACCAGCGATCTCGTGCAGGGGCTCGGCATCACGCAGAACGACGCCGAACAGTTGAAGGAAGTGTACGGCTGCGCCTACGAGCCGCTGGTCGATCCGGAACAGGTCATCGCCATGCCGGCGTCGGGTTCCCATGGCGAGCGTCATATTTCCCGTGAGCTGATGACGCACATCATCCATCAGCGCATGGACGAGATCTTCGACAAGGTGCAGCGCGAAATCCGGAGTGCCGGCTACACCGGGAAGCTCAATGGCGGCATCGTACTCACCGGCGGCGGCGCGTCACTGGAAGGCATCACCGAACTCGCGGTCGATGTCTTCGGACTCGGGGTGCGCGTGGGTGTGCCCGGCGGCAAGCTCGATGGACTCGTGGAGTCGGTATCCGATCCGCGCTTCGCCACGGTGACCGGTCTCGCGTTGTACGGCGCGCATCGTCTGGCGCAGAGCGGCAGCGCGGTGACACGCCGCACCGGTCTCGGGGGCGGCGGTGTGGACAAGCTGGCCAACCGCGTGAAGACCTGGCTGCAGGATTTCTTCTGA
- a CDS encoding FtsQ-type POTRA domain-containing protein, with protein sequence MARSETRSVARPAERPRWVRWLRALALALGVITVVASPWWGPPALSRLDFFHVRRVEFEGVRYARAGELVALLAVDTLQSVWQPLEPLAERVATHALVTTAEVTRRLPSTLVVRVVEREPVALVQTKGRLQPTDGSGHALPIDPSRVPLDIPIAASPDSALMRALEGLRQSAASLYARVTSAARAGQNELQFMLGDVTIRTTPDVTAARFKDILPVEADLARNGLRAVELDLRFRDQVIARQP encoded by the coding sequence GTGGCCCGTTCAGAGACCCGTTCGGTGGCTCGGCCTGCGGAGCGTCCGCGGTGGGTGCGGTGGCTGCGCGCGCTCGCACTGGCCCTCGGCGTGATCACCGTCGTGGCTTCACCCTGGTGGGGGCCACCGGCGCTTTCGCGGCTGGATTTTTTCCACGTGCGGCGCGTCGAGTTCGAAGGGGTGCGGTATGCGCGCGCCGGTGAGCTGGTCGCTCTGTTGGCGGTGGACACCCTGCAGTCGGTGTGGCAACCGCTGGAACCACTCGCCGAGCGTGTGGCCACCCACGCGCTGGTGACCACGGCCGAAGTGACGCGCCGGTTGCCGTCCACCCTGGTGGTGCGTGTGGTGGAACGGGAGCCGGTCGCACTCGTGCAGACCAAGGGGCGCCTGCAACCCACCGACGGCAGCGGCCATGCGCTGCCCATCGATCCATCGCGTGTGCCGCTCGACATCCCCATCGCCGCCAGCCCCGATAGCGCACTCATGCGGGCGTTGGAAGGACTGCGCCAGTCGGCCGCGTCGCTGTATGCGCGAGTCACGTCCGCGGCACGCGCCGGCCAGAACGAACTGCAGTTCATGCTGGGAGATGTCACGATCCGGACCACTCCCGACGTGACCGCAGCGCGCTTCAAGGACATATTACCAGTAGAAGCAGATCTCGCGCGGAACGGCCTGCGCGCGGTGGAACTCGATCTGCGTTTTCGTGACCAGGTGATCGCCCGACAGCCATGA
- a CDS encoding response regulator transcription factor has product MTTSAMSPSSANPCGVTRILVIEDNALLAAGVRSNLEFEGYQVEVASTGGEGLHLAHDRTFALVVLDLMLPDIDGFRVLRELREQGVETPVLILTALGDEADKVRGFRFGADDYVTKPFGLMEFLARVEALLRRSRPTPAAALPLTFRFGAVIIDTTTRAVTQNGAPVTLRPREYDLLVALARREGAIASREDLLREVWGYDDSVVSRTVDTHMAELRRKLEVDPSEPRWLLTVRKTGYRLAR; this is encoded by the coding sequence ATGACGACATCCGCGATGTCGCCATCGTCCGCCAATCCCTGTGGCGTCACCCGCATTCTCGTGATCGAGGACAATGCGCTGCTGGCGGCGGGTGTGCGCAGCAATCTCGAATTCGAAGGCTATCAGGTGGAAGTGGCCAGTACCGGAGGCGAAGGACTCCATCTGGCTCACGACCGCACGTTTGCCCTCGTGGTGCTCGATCTCATGCTTCCCGACATCGATGGTTTTCGGGTGTTGCGCGAGTTGCGTGAACAGGGCGTGGAGACACCCGTGCTCATTCTAACGGCGCTCGGCGATGAGGCCGACAAAGTGCGGGGATTCCGGTTCGGCGCCGACGACTACGTGACGAAGCCGTTCGGACTGATGGAGTTCCTCGCGCGTGTCGAGGCGCTGTTGCGCCGGAGTCGTCCGACGCCCGCAGCCGCACTCCCGCTCACGTTCCGGTTCGGGGCGGTGATCATCGACACCACCACACGCGCGGTGACGCAGAATGGTGCGCCCGTGACACTCCGCCCACGTGAATACGATCTGCTCGTGGCCCTGGCGCGTCGCGAAGGCGCGATCGCATCGCGTGAAGACCTGCTGCGTGAAGTGTGGGGCTACGACGACTCGGTGGTGAGTCGCACGGTGGACACGCATATGGCGGAACTCCGACGGAAACTCGAAGTCGATCCGTCGGAGCCCCGCTGGTTGCTCACGGTGCGGAAGACGGGATATCGACTGGCGCGGTGA
- a CDS encoding HAMP domain-containing sensor histidine kinase, with protein MLVPRAQPTRSPAADFTVLITLVVGLLVWLVLACFGVARAQREATARLQREMAHLVATQLATRIATPDTPARGATAQAGTPQGGTQQSTAPPGEPLTPALSAAFHASPELARLVDSAGLAVELVRAHPVLAPALVEVSTLVDGAPALIAVRARNDARIPPVLLAIVVALLAVTTALTGVLLWRLLREHAASHQRSAFASTVSHELRTPLAQILLFAETLQLGRARTSGDRALALGAIVQETRRLMRLVDNVLRFTRLEQGAPQLRQEPVHVSALVVETAAQFAPLAQTSQVSIAVESNAAAVALADADAVRQVLLNLLDNAVKHGPPAQHVTARVEDDGVQVRLIVEDEGPGIPPQDRERIWHAFERDIGRDPFRRAALPTDAQPMPRGGQGGGAGLGLMIVRALTEAMGGDVRCEPVDASGRGARFIVGLPALHQEPA; from the coding sequence ATGCTGGTTCCGAGAGCCCAACCGACCCGTTCCCCCGCGGCCGACTTCACGGTGCTGATCACGCTCGTGGTCGGCCTGCTGGTGTGGCTCGTCCTGGCCTGCTTCGGCGTGGCGAGGGCGCAGCGCGAGGCGACGGCGCGCCTGCAGCGCGAAATGGCCCACCTGGTGGCCACACAACTCGCCACACGCATCGCGACGCCGGATACACCTGCCCGCGGCGCCACCGCCCAAGCCGGCACCCCGCAGGGCGGCACCCAGCAAAGCACCGCTCCACCCGGGGAGCCCCTCACCCCCGCCCTCTCCGCGGCGTTTCACGCCTCGCCCGAACTGGCGCGCCTCGTGGACAGCGCGGGGCTCGCCGTGGAGCTCGTCCGCGCGCACCCGGTACTGGCACCGGCGCTGGTGGAGGTGTCGACTCTGGTGGACGGAGCGCCGGCGCTGATCGCGGTGCGGGCCCGCAACGACGCGCGTATCCCCCCGGTGCTCCTGGCCATCGTGGTGGCGCTGCTCGCCGTGACTACCGCCCTCACGGGCGTGCTGCTCTGGCGCCTCCTGCGGGAACACGCGGCGTCTCACCAGCGGTCCGCATTTGCGTCCACCGTCTCCCACGAACTGCGCACCCCACTGGCGCAGATCCTGCTTTTTGCCGAGACGCTGCAACTGGGTCGTGCACGCACGAGCGGCGATCGCGCGCTCGCCCTCGGCGCCATCGTGCAGGAAACCCGCCGTCTCATGCGACTGGTGGACAATGTCCTCCGGTTCACCCGTCTCGAGCAGGGGGCACCGCAGTTGCGACAGGAGCCCGTGCACGTGAGTGCTCTCGTCGTCGAAACCGCGGCGCAGTTTGCGCCACTGGCCCAGACGTCGCAGGTGTCCATTGCCGTGGAGTCGAACGCCGCGGCCGTGGCACTGGCCGACGCCGACGCGGTGCGTCAGGTGTTGCTCAATCTGCTGGACAATGCGGTGAAACACGGCCCTCCCGCGCAACACGTGACAGCACGCGTGGAGGATGACGGTGTGCAGGTGCGTCTCATCGTGGAAGACGAAGGTCCCGGCATTCCGCCGCAAGACCGGGAACGCATCTGGCATGCGTTCGAGCGGGACATCGGACGCGACCCGTTCCGGCGTGCCGCGCTCCCGACCGATGCGCAGCCCATGCCCCGTGGTGGACAGGGCGGCGGAGCGGGCCTCGGTCTCATGATCGTGCGGGCACTCACCGAAGCCATGGGAGGAGATGTCCGCTGCGAGCCCGTCGACGCGAGTGGACGCGGCGCGCGATTCATCGTGGGACTGCCCGCCCTGCATCAGGAACCGGCATGA
- a CDS encoding amino acid permease, whose product MSLLHRKSIAELTAEADRGLLRRSLGPLDLTALGIGSIVGTGIFVFTGVAASQHAGPALVLSMVLSAVACALAGLCYAEFAAMVPVAGSAYTYAYATVGELFAWVIGWDLVLEYALSTATVAVGWSGYLASFTRDLGMPVPPVLTASPGTIVPDGLGGTTVALFNAPAALIVMAVAALLIRGVRQSAGVNTALVLLKCTVLVIFIGVGAGYVQRANLTPFIPPNTGHFGEFGLSGVLRGAGVMFFAYIGFDSVSTAAQEAKNPQRDMPLGMLGSLAICTVLYIGVAIVLTGIVPYARLNVADPLAVGIDATDARWLSPFIKVSALFGLFSTMLVNMLGQTRIFYSMSRDALLPPLFARVHPKFRTPHLSTSLTACVVALVAGLTPISKLGELTSIGTLLAFTLVSLGVIVLRRTAPDVPRPFRTPWVPWVPMGAMATCLLQMVSLPFETWVRLVVWLALGFVVYFAYSRQRAAGARRQQRADASGLTAPVDIPSSAP is encoded by the coding sequence GTGTCCCTTCTGCATCGGAAGTCCATCGCCGAGCTCACGGCCGAAGCCGACCGTGGTCTGTTGCGTCGCTCGCTCGGTCCACTCGATCTCACGGCGCTCGGCATCGGGTCCATCGTCGGCACCGGCATCTTCGTGTTCACCGGCGTCGCGGCCTCGCAGCACGCCGGGCCGGCGCTGGTGCTGTCCATGGTGCTTTCGGCCGTGGCCTGTGCGCTGGCGGGACTCTGCTACGCCGAGTTCGCGGCCATGGTGCCCGTGGCCGGCAGCGCATACACGTACGCCTATGCCACCGTCGGTGAACTCTTCGCCTGGGTGATCGGCTGGGATCTCGTGCTGGAGTATGCGCTGAGCACGGCCACGGTGGCCGTGGGGTGGTCAGGATATCTGGCGAGTTTCACGCGGGATCTCGGGATGCCGGTGCCACCGGTGCTCACGGCGTCGCCGGGAACCATCGTGCCCGATGGACTGGGCGGGACCACGGTGGCGCTGTTCAATGCACCGGCGGCGCTGATCGTGATGGCTGTCGCTGCGTTGCTCATTCGTGGTGTGCGCCAGTCTGCCGGGGTGAACACGGCGCTCGTCCTGCTCAAGTGCACGGTGCTGGTGATTTTCATCGGCGTGGGCGCGGGGTATGTGCAACGCGCCAATCTCACGCCGTTCATTCCGCCCAACACGGGACACTTCGGGGAGTTCGGTCTCAGCGGTGTGTTGCGTGGGGCTGGTGTGATGTTCTTCGCGTACATCGGCTTCGATTCGGTGTCCACAGCCGCGCAGGAAGCCAAGAATCCGCAGCGGGACATGCCACTGGGGATGCTCGGATCGCTGGCCATCTGCACGGTGCTCTACATCGGTGTGGCCATCGTGCTCACCGGTATCGTGCCGTATGCGCGACTCAATGTGGCCGATCCGCTGGCCGTGGGCATCGACGCCACGGACGCCCGCTGGCTCAGCCCGTTCATCAAGGTGAGTGCGTTGTTCGGTCTCTTCAGCACGATGCTGGTGAACATGCTCGGACAGACGCGCATCTTCTACAGCATGAGCCGCGACGCGCTGCTGCCGCCGCTCTTCGCGCGGGTGCACCCGAAGTTCCGCACGCCACATCTGAGCACGTCGCTCACCGCCTGTGTGGTGGCCCTGGTGGCGGGACTCACGCCCATCAGCAAGCTCGGAGAACTCACCAGCATCGGCACGCTGCTGGCGTTCACGCTCGTGTCGCTCGGCGTGATCGTGTTGCGCCGGACGGCACCGGACGTGCCGCGACCGTTCCGCACACCGTGGGTACCCTGGGTGCCGATGGGAGCGATGGCCACCTGTCTGTTGCAGATGGTGAGTCTGCCCTTCGAGACGTGGGTACGTCTCGTGGTGTGGCTGGCGCTGGGATTCGTGGTGTATTTCGCCTACAGCCGGCAGCGCGCGGCGGGTGCGCGTCGGCAACAACGCGCCGACGCGAGCGGACTCACCGCGCCAGTCGATATCCCGTCTTCCGCACCGTGA